One Diospyros lotus cultivar Yz01 chromosome 1, ASM1463336v1, whole genome shotgun sequence genomic window carries:
- the LOC127808550 gene encoding ATP-dependent zinc metalloprotease FTSH 9, chloroplastic-like isoform X1 has product MAAIEPSRISIHRKFYLNSNGNRRDLYRYGFFCDRFRVLHQEPRRFPANSMSFRSINVYTQDRVSRGLGRFDLWRGLLRKQDWRESRIRANSSCEQDTDSKTNSAENSEGKAGESQGVSKKQPSSKPSPPPPPRKEKHRKGGWLKGGKWQWQPIIQAQEIGILLLQLGIVMFVMRLLRPGIPLPGSEPRTPTAFVSVPYSDFLSKINSNQVQKVEVDGVHIMFKLKSDQGIVETEVGSNSKLQDSEALLRSVAPTKRIVYTTTRPTDIKTPYEKMVENDVEFGSPDKRSGGFLNSALVALFYVAVLAGLLHRFPVSFSQHTAGQLRNRKSGGSGGAKVSEQGETVTFADVAGVDEAKEELEEIVEFLRNPDRYTRVGARPPRGVLLVGLPGTGKTLLAKAVAGEADVPFISCSASEFVELYVGMGASRVRDLFARAKKEAPSIVFIDEIDAVAKSRDGRFRIVSNDEREQTLNQLLTEMDGFDSNSAVIVLGATNRSDVLDPALRRPGRFDRVVMVETPDRTGREAILKVHVSKKELPLGDDVDLVAIASMTTGFTGADLANLVNEAALLAGRENKVVVEKIDFIQAVERSIAGIEKKTTKLKGSEKAVVARHEAGHAVVGTAVANLLPGQPRVEKLSILPRSGGALGFTYTPPTNEDRYLLFIDELRGRLVTLLGGRAAEEVVYAGRVSTGALDDIRRATDMAYKAVAEYGLNETIGPVSLATLSGGGADESGAIPWGRDQGHLVDLVQREVKALLQSALDVALSVVQANPTVLEGLGAHLEEKEKVEGEELQEWLKLVVAPAELKLFIRGKQGALLPLKAGS; this is encoded by the exons ATGGCGGCAATTGAACCTTCAAGAATTTCAATTCACAGAAAATTCTATCTGAATTCGAACGGTAATCGCCGGGACTTGTACAGATATGGCTTTTTCTGTGACCGATTTAGGGTTTTGCATCAAGAACCGAGACGTTTTCCTGCCAATTCGATGTCGTTTCGGTCGATTAACGTGTATACACAAGATAGGGTTTCGCGGGGCTTGGGTAGGTTTGATCTGTGGAGAGGGCTTCTGAGGAAGCAAGATTGGAGGGAGAGTAGAATACGTGCCAATAGTTCTTGCGAGCAAGATACAGATTCCAAGACTAATTCGGCGGAGAATAGTGAAGGCAAGGCCGGTGAGAGCCAAGGAGTTAGCAAGAAGCAGCCGAGTTCGAAACCGTCGCCGCCACCGCCGCCGAGGAAGGAGAAGCACCGGAAAGGTGGGTGGTTGAAGGGCGGGAAATGGCAGTGGCAGCCGATAATTCAGGCGCAGGAGATTGGTATACTGTTGTTGCAATTAGGGATTGTCATGTTTGTTATGAGGTTGCTCCGGCCGGGAATTCCGCTGCCGGGATCGGAGCCGAGGACTCCCACTGCATTTGTCAGCGTTCCATATAgtgattttttaagtaaaatcaATAGTAATCAGGTGCAGAAGGTTGAAGTGGACGGTGTTCATATTATGTTCAAGTTGAAGTCCGATCAGGGTATTGTGGAAACTGAAGTGGGAAGCAACAGTAAGTTGCAAGATTCAGAAGCATTGTTGAGAAGTGTTGCCCCCACTAAGAGGATTGTTTACACAACGACCCGTCCCACTGATATCAAGACTCCATACGAGAAGATGGTTGAGAATGATGTTGAATTTGGATCGCCAGATAAGCGGTCAGGTGGATTCTTAAATTCTGCATTG GTAGCTTTGTTCTATGTGGCTGTGCTTGCAGGGCTTCTTCATCGCTTCCCTGTAAGTTTCTCACAG CACACAGCTGGTCAGCTTAGGAACCGCAAGTCTGGAGGTTCTGGTGGAGCAAAAGTGTCCGAACAAGGTGAAACTGTTACATTTGCTGATGTTGCAGGTGTTGATGAGGCTAAGGAGGAGCTAGAAGAAATTGTG GAATTTCTCAGGAATCCAGACAGGTACACACGAGTTGGTGCTCGCCCTCCTCGAGGTGTTCTCCTG GTGGGTCTTCCTGGGACAGGTAAGACACTTTTAGCAAAGGCTGTAGCTGGAGAAGCTGATGTTCCTTTCATTAGTTGTTCTGCAAGTGAGTTTGTGGAATTGTATGTCGGCATGGGGGCATCCCGTGTCAGAGATCTCTTTGCAAGAGCCAAGAAGGAGGCACCCTCAATTGTTTTTATAGATGAG ATAGATGCTGTAGCAAAAAGCCGTGATGGTAGATTTCGCATTGTCAGTAATGATGAGCGGGAACAGACCTTGAACCAGCTGCTCACT GAGATGGATGGGTTTGATAGCAATTCTGCTGTGATAGTTCTTGGGGCAACCAATCGCTCTGATGTCTTAGACCCTGCACTTCGTCGACCTGGCAGATTTGATCGTGTGGTTATG GTGGAAACACCTGATAGAACTGGAAGAGAAGCAATTTTGAAAGTACATGTTTCCAAGAAGGAACTTCCTTTAGGAGATGATGTTGATCTTGTGGCTATTGCTTCTATGACTACTGGGTTTACAGG GGCAGACCTTGCAAACTTGGTAAATGAGGCCGCTCTGTTGGCAGGAAGAGAAAATAAAGTTGTCGTTGAGAAAATTGACTTTATTCAAGCCGTGGAGCGGTCCATAGCT GGAATTGAGAAAAAAACTACCAAGTTGAAGGGAAGTGAGAAGGCCGTAGTTGCTCGGCATGAAGCTGGTCATGCAGTGGTAGGGACTGCTGTTGCAAACCTCCTGCCTGGACAGCCACGTGTGGAG AAGTTGAGTATATTGCCAAGGTCAGGAGGGGCATTGGGGTTTACTTACACTCCTCCCACCAATGAGGATAGGTATTTGCTCTTTATTGATGAGTTACGAGGGCGCTTGGTTACTCTTCTTGGAGGACGTGCTGCAGAAGAAGTTGTTTATGCAGGCCGTGTGTCAACTGGTGCACTTGATGATATACGAAGAGCAACAGACATGGCATACAAGGCAGTGGCTGAGTACGGTCTTAATGAGACAATTGGCCCTGTTTCCTTGGCTACACTTTCTGGTGGCGGGGCTGATGAATCAGGGGCTATTCCTTGGGGAAGGGATCAG GGTCATCTTGTGGACCTTGTTCAAAGAGAGGTCAAAGCACTTCTCCAGTCTGCCCTTGATGTAGCCCTCTCTGTTGTACAGGCTAATCCCACTGTTCTGGAGGGGCTTGGTGCACATTTGGAAG AAAAGGAGAAAGTAGAAGGTGAAGAGCTGCAAGAGTGGTTGAAGTTGGTGGTTGCACCAGCAGAACTTAAATTGTTCATTAGAGGAAAGCAAGGGGCCCTTCTTCCACTAAAAGCAGGTTCCTGA
- the LOC127808550 gene encoding ATP-dependent zinc metalloprotease FTSH 9, chloroplastic-like isoform X2: MAAIEPSRISIHRKFYLNSNGNRRDLYRYGFFCDRFRVLHQEPRRFPANSMSFRSINVYTQDRVSRGLGRFDLWRGLLRKQDWRESRIRANSSCEQDTDSKTNSAENSEGKAGESQGVSKKQPSSKPSPPPPPRKEKHRKGGWLKGGKWQWQPIIQAQEIGILLLQLGIVMFVMRLLRPGIPLPGSEPRTPTAFVSVPYSDFLSKINSNQVQKVEVDGVHIMFKLKSDQGIVETEVGSNSKLQDSEALLRSVAPTKRIVYTTTRPTDIKTPYEKMVENDVEFGSPDKRSGGFLNSALVALFYVAVLAGLLHRFPHTAGQLRNRKSGGSGGAKVSEQGETVTFADVAGVDEAKEELEEIVEFLRNPDRYTRVGARPPRGVLLVGLPGTGKTLLAKAVAGEADVPFISCSASEFVELYVGMGASRVRDLFARAKKEAPSIVFIDEIDAVAKSRDGRFRIVSNDEREQTLNQLLTEMDGFDSNSAVIVLGATNRSDVLDPALRRPGRFDRVVMVETPDRTGREAILKVHVSKKELPLGDDVDLVAIASMTTGFTGADLANLVNEAALLAGRENKVVVEKIDFIQAVERSIAGIEKKTTKLKGSEKAVVARHEAGHAVVGTAVANLLPGQPRVEKLSILPRSGGALGFTYTPPTNEDRYLLFIDELRGRLVTLLGGRAAEEVVYAGRVSTGALDDIRRATDMAYKAVAEYGLNETIGPVSLATLSGGGADESGAIPWGRDQGHLVDLVQREVKALLQSALDVALSVVQANPTVLEGLGAHLEEKEKVEGEELQEWLKLVVAPAELKLFIRGKQGALLPLKAGS; this comes from the exons ATGGCGGCAATTGAACCTTCAAGAATTTCAATTCACAGAAAATTCTATCTGAATTCGAACGGTAATCGCCGGGACTTGTACAGATATGGCTTTTTCTGTGACCGATTTAGGGTTTTGCATCAAGAACCGAGACGTTTTCCTGCCAATTCGATGTCGTTTCGGTCGATTAACGTGTATACACAAGATAGGGTTTCGCGGGGCTTGGGTAGGTTTGATCTGTGGAGAGGGCTTCTGAGGAAGCAAGATTGGAGGGAGAGTAGAATACGTGCCAATAGTTCTTGCGAGCAAGATACAGATTCCAAGACTAATTCGGCGGAGAATAGTGAAGGCAAGGCCGGTGAGAGCCAAGGAGTTAGCAAGAAGCAGCCGAGTTCGAAACCGTCGCCGCCACCGCCGCCGAGGAAGGAGAAGCACCGGAAAGGTGGGTGGTTGAAGGGCGGGAAATGGCAGTGGCAGCCGATAATTCAGGCGCAGGAGATTGGTATACTGTTGTTGCAATTAGGGATTGTCATGTTTGTTATGAGGTTGCTCCGGCCGGGAATTCCGCTGCCGGGATCGGAGCCGAGGACTCCCACTGCATTTGTCAGCGTTCCATATAgtgattttttaagtaaaatcaATAGTAATCAGGTGCAGAAGGTTGAAGTGGACGGTGTTCATATTATGTTCAAGTTGAAGTCCGATCAGGGTATTGTGGAAACTGAAGTGGGAAGCAACAGTAAGTTGCAAGATTCAGAAGCATTGTTGAGAAGTGTTGCCCCCACTAAGAGGATTGTTTACACAACGACCCGTCCCACTGATATCAAGACTCCATACGAGAAGATGGTTGAGAATGATGTTGAATTTGGATCGCCAGATAAGCGGTCAGGTGGATTCTTAAATTCTGCATTG GTAGCTTTGTTCTATGTGGCTGTGCTTGCAGGGCTTCTTCATCGCTTCCCT CACACAGCTGGTCAGCTTAGGAACCGCAAGTCTGGAGGTTCTGGTGGAGCAAAAGTGTCCGAACAAGGTGAAACTGTTACATTTGCTGATGTTGCAGGTGTTGATGAGGCTAAGGAGGAGCTAGAAGAAATTGTG GAATTTCTCAGGAATCCAGACAGGTACACACGAGTTGGTGCTCGCCCTCCTCGAGGTGTTCTCCTG GTGGGTCTTCCTGGGACAGGTAAGACACTTTTAGCAAAGGCTGTAGCTGGAGAAGCTGATGTTCCTTTCATTAGTTGTTCTGCAAGTGAGTTTGTGGAATTGTATGTCGGCATGGGGGCATCCCGTGTCAGAGATCTCTTTGCAAGAGCCAAGAAGGAGGCACCCTCAATTGTTTTTATAGATGAG ATAGATGCTGTAGCAAAAAGCCGTGATGGTAGATTTCGCATTGTCAGTAATGATGAGCGGGAACAGACCTTGAACCAGCTGCTCACT GAGATGGATGGGTTTGATAGCAATTCTGCTGTGATAGTTCTTGGGGCAACCAATCGCTCTGATGTCTTAGACCCTGCACTTCGTCGACCTGGCAGATTTGATCGTGTGGTTATG GTGGAAACACCTGATAGAACTGGAAGAGAAGCAATTTTGAAAGTACATGTTTCCAAGAAGGAACTTCCTTTAGGAGATGATGTTGATCTTGTGGCTATTGCTTCTATGACTACTGGGTTTACAGG GGCAGACCTTGCAAACTTGGTAAATGAGGCCGCTCTGTTGGCAGGAAGAGAAAATAAAGTTGTCGTTGAGAAAATTGACTTTATTCAAGCCGTGGAGCGGTCCATAGCT GGAATTGAGAAAAAAACTACCAAGTTGAAGGGAAGTGAGAAGGCCGTAGTTGCTCGGCATGAAGCTGGTCATGCAGTGGTAGGGACTGCTGTTGCAAACCTCCTGCCTGGACAGCCACGTGTGGAG AAGTTGAGTATATTGCCAAGGTCAGGAGGGGCATTGGGGTTTACTTACACTCCTCCCACCAATGAGGATAGGTATTTGCTCTTTATTGATGAGTTACGAGGGCGCTTGGTTACTCTTCTTGGAGGACGTGCTGCAGAAGAAGTTGTTTATGCAGGCCGTGTGTCAACTGGTGCACTTGATGATATACGAAGAGCAACAGACATGGCATACAAGGCAGTGGCTGAGTACGGTCTTAATGAGACAATTGGCCCTGTTTCCTTGGCTACACTTTCTGGTGGCGGGGCTGATGAATCAGGGGCTATTCCTTGGGGAAGGGATCAG GGTCATCTTGTGGACCTTGTTCAAAGAGAGGTCAAAGCACTTCTCCAGTCTGCCCTTGATGTAGCCCTCTCTGTTGTACAGGCTAATCCCACTGTTCTGGAGGGGCTTGGTGCACATTTGGAAG AAAAGGAGAAAGTAGAAGGTGAAGAGCTGCAAGAGTGGTTGAAGTTGGTGGTTGCACCAGCAGAACTTAAATTGTTCATTAGAGGAAAGCAAGGGGCCCTTCTTCCACTAAAAGCAGGTTCCTGA
- the LOC127795209 gene encoding josephin-like protein: MDLLVMSFWLLRKLLVAKQQGCGRESFKPFTNEEAAASFHKQKPCRRVFGEKSRFRTGCRFRAAGRSSELSLTKCLRHLGGKVAAALHFICRKRRHPAAPNYASSASGRSNSSVAATDSHRAEAINDCIQFINSSSSLQKSNSLSTSSC, encoded by the exons ATGGATCTATTAGTGATGAGTTTCTGGCTGCTAAGAAAACTGCTGGTGGCGAAACAACAAG GCTGTGGAAGAGAGAGTTTCAAACCATTTACTAATGAGGAAGCAGCAGCCAGTTTCCACAAACAGAAGCCTTGCAGGAGGGTTTTTGGCGAGAAGTCGAGATTTAGAACGGGTTGCAGATTCAGGGCAGCCGGAAGATCGTCGGAACTTTCGCTGACGAAATGTCTCAGGCATCTGGGTGGCAAAGTGGCCGCAGCTCTGCATTTCATTTGCCGGAAGAGGAGACATCCGGCAGCTCCTAATTACGCTTCTTCGGCGTCGGGAAGATCCAATTCATCTGTGGCTGCAACGGATTCTCACAGAGCAGAAGCCATTAACGACTGCATCCAGTTCATcaattcctcttcttccttgCAGAAATCTAATTCTCTTTCTACTAGTTCTTGTTAG